In a genomic window of Methanosarcina horonobensis HB-1 = JCM 15518:
- a CDS encoding DUF6011 domain-containing protein has product MQPLYTRCLRCGRSLRDHKSKSRGYGPTCWKKVLPTLPSCPPTTEIRSIENIFAVNSVYDSLRVRVSSHSCPSCGALLSSAEVHSYDHEDGLNLRGFLRPQWIYITCTRCGADIALHKLTRDGCGDLCKHHRQISLVEALRV; this is encoded by the coding sequence ATGCAGCCTCTCTATACTCGTTGCCTGCGCTGTGGACGCTCTCTCAGAGATCATAAGAGCAAAAGCCGGGGTTACGGTCCAACGTGTTGGAAAAAAGTGCTGCCCACTCTGCCCTCTTGCCCTCCTACAACAGAAATCCGGAGTATTGAAAATATCTTCGCGGTCAACTCGGTTTATGACTCTCTCCGGGTCCGTGTCTCTTCTCATTCCTGCCCTTCCTGTGGGGCTCTCCTGAGTTCTGCGGAGGTCCACAGTTACGACCATGAAGACGGGCTGAACCTTCGGGGCTTCTTGCGTCCTCAATGGATCTACATAACTTGTACTCGCTGCGGGGCAGATATTGCCCTGCACAAACTCACGCGGGACGGTTGCGGGGATCTTTGCAAGCATCACCGGCAGATTTCGCTAGTTGAGGCTCTGAGGGTCTAA
- a CDS encoding rolling circle replication-associated protein codes for MNRINKFGFYNKDSKQFEYTTEMKNEIDSLFRDYCTRIKSEKIVLTRSPDGNPVFAQDIYVNYKTRFTDQGRQQENIEGFKRAYWQASHKHMKGVFLTLTAPSCPSKTLWAANTDLLQTWKKFQIFLTKILPDRADWICVREFQQNGRLHFHIMITGINWLATKKLIQYTWVKYGGGPILDIHTIHQDYRGWHWSRSCPLEAAGSEPQDFLESYLEKSMSGSGGSLYWVMGCRNWTCSKSLLPKKEKIHENKPVKPSKNKYFLKGVISALSGFRASRRKDSLSLFSGSLTSSKKRAIEQKAEQKIKKPAQNLSFRRATDLSYQC; via the coding sequence ATGAACCGAATAAATAAATTTGGGTTTTATAATAAAGACTCAAAACAATTCGAGTACACTACAGAAATGAAAAATGAAATCGATTCACTCTTCCGGGATTACTGCACCCGGATAAAATCTGAAAAAATCGTATTAACTCGGTCTCCCGATGGGAACCCTGTATTCGCTCAAGACATCTATGTCAATTACAAAACCCGGTTTACGGATCAGGGCAGACAGCAGGAAAACATAGAAGGCTTTAAGCGGGCTTACTGGCAGGCAAGCCATAAGCATATGAAAGGGGTCTTCCTGACCCTAACGGCTCCTTCCTGTCCTTCTAAAACTTTATGGGCTGCCAATACGGACCTTCTTCAAACCTGGAAAAAATTTCAAATATTTCTAACAAAAATCTTGCCGGACCGGGCAGACTGGATTTGCGTAAGAGAGTTTCAGCAGAACGGCAGACTGCATTTTCACATCATGATTACCGGGATAAACTGGCTCGCCACAAAAAAACTAATTCAGTATACCTGGGTCAAATACGGCGGTGGTCCTATCCTGGACATCCATACAATCCATCAGGATTATAGGGGCTGGCACTGGTCAAGGTCCTGCCCTCTCGAAGCTGCAGGCTCAGAACCCCAGGACTTCTTAGAATCATATCTCGAAAAAAGTATGTCTGGTTCAGGGGGCTCTCTCTATTGGGTCATGGGCTGTAGAAACTGGACCTGCTCTAAATCCCTTCTTCCAAAAAAAGAAAAAATTCACGAAAACAAGCCCGTAAAACCTTCTAAAAATAAATATTTTCTTAAGGGGGTAATTTCAGCCCTTTCTGGCTTCCGGGCATCTCGTAGAAAGGACTCTCTGAGTCTCTTCTCAGGCTCTCTCACGAGTTCAAAAAAGAGGGCAATAGAACAGAAGGCAGAACAAAAAATAAAAAAGCCTGCTCAAAATCTGAGCTTTAGAAGAGCTACAGATCTAAGCTATCAATGTTAA
- a CDS encoding recombinase family protein encodes MIRIYYRVSTEKQDFDMQYKAIRDLCTSKGIDYMSCQVYQDFGISGTTADRPDYKRLLSEVQPFDTLIVYEVSRLWRDLEEQSRAMKALLKNNVNIISVADGEIKSLTDTLFADIKGSVNQFEARRLKERINAGIRAKKEKVAKGEDSWNGRGPDKEKRKTDGYKVRWARYREAKNNV; translated from the coding sequence TTGATCAGAATCTATTATAGGGTCTCAACAGAAAAACAAGATTTTGATATGCAGTATAAGGCTATTAGGGACCTCTGCACAAGCAAAGGAATAGATTACATGTCCTGCCAGGTATATCAGGACTTTGGGATCTCTGGAACTACAGCAGACCGTCCGGACTACAAAAGATTATTATCTGAGGTACAACCCTTCGACACTCTTATTGTCTACGAAGTCTCAAGGCTTTGGAGAGACCTAGAAGAACAATCAAGAGCAATGAAAGCCTTACTCAAAAACAATGTAAATATAATATCCGTAGCTGACGGAGAAATAAAATCATTAACGGACACTCTCTTTGCTGATATCAAAGGGTCAGTAAATCAGTTCGAGGCCCGCAGGCTAAAAGAGCGAATTAATGCAGGCATCCGGGCTAAAAAAGAAAAAGTCGCTAAAGGTGAAGATTCATGGAATGGCAGGGGGCCAGATAAAGAAAAAAGAAAAACAGACGGCTATAAAGTAAGATGGGCTCGATACAGGGAGGCAAAAAATAATGTCTGA